The Stenotrophomonas rhizophila genome has a window encoding:
- the murC gene encoding UDP-N-acetylmuramate--L-alanine ligase, with amino-acid sequence MIRRLHDTNDLVRAFPRVHFVGIGGTGMSGIAEVMLTLGYEVSGSDNADNAATRRLAGLGARVMRGHSAANVLGTDCVVVSSAIREDNPELMEARSQRIPIMPRAAMLAELMRFRRGIAVAGTHGKTTTTSLTAAVLSEGGLDPTFVIGGQLLAAGANAKLGSGQWLVAEADESDGSFLRLNPLVSVITNIDADHLENYGNDFSRVQAAFAEFLQRLPFYGLAVLCIDDPEVAALAAQTPRHVMSYGMSSNADVRAEDVVQDGPRMRFTLRLPEGSSYPVTLALPGTHNVLNALAAAAVGWQLGVAPDAIARALESFAGIGRRFNDLGIVTTRTGAKVRVIDDYGHHPRELAAVFAAARGGWPSQRLVVAFQPHRYSRTRDQFDAFAAVLSEVDALVLSEVYPAGEAPIPGADSRSLARAIRARGRSEPVVVGQAAELQHVLPDVLQDGDLLLMMGAGDIGHVAHLVATDGFSEAPAA; translated from the coding sequence ATGATCCGCCGCCTGCACGACACCAATGACCTCGTGCGCGCCTTCCCGCGCGTGCACTTCGTCGGCATCGGTGGCACCGGCATGAGCGGCATCGCCGAAGTGATGCTGACGCTGGGGTATGAGGTGTCCGGTTCGGACAATGCCGACAACGCCGCCACCCGTCGCCTGGCGGGGCTGGGCGCGCGCGTGATGCGCGGCCATTCGGCCGCCAATGTGCTGGGCACCGACTGCGTGGTGGTGTCCAGCGCGATCCGCGAGGACAACCCCGAACTGATGGAAGCGCGCAGCCAGCGCATTCCGATCATGCCGCGCGCGGCCATGCTGGCCGAACTGATGCGCTTCCGCCGCGGCATCGCCGTGGCCGGCACGCACGGGAAGACCACCACCACCAGCCTGACCGCGGCGGTGCTGAGCGAAGGCGGGCTGGACCCGACGTTCGTGATCGGTGGCCAGCTGCTGGCCGCCGGTGCCAACGCCAAGCTTGGCAGTGGCCAGTGGCTGGTGGCCGAAGCCGACGAAAGCGATGGCAGCTTCCTGCGCCTGAATCCGCTGGTGTCGGTGATCACCAACATTGATGCGGACCACCTGGAGAACTACGGCAACGACTTCTCCCGCGTGCAGGCCGCCTTTGCCGAATTCCTGCAGCGCCTGCCGTTCTATGGGTTGGCGGTGCTGTGCATCGACGACCCGGAAGTGGCCGCGCTGGCCGCACAGACCCCGCGCCATGTCATGAGCTACGGCATGAGCAGCAATGCGGACGTGCGCGCCGAAGACGTGGTCCAGGATGGGCCGCGCATGCGCTTCACCCTGCGTCTGCCCGAAGGCAGCAGCTACCCGGTGACCCTGGCGCTGCCGGGCACGCACAACGTGCTCAACGCGCTGGCCGCCGCTGCGGTGGGCTGGCAGCTGGGCGTCGCCCCGGATGCGATCGCCCGCGCGCTGGAAAGCTTCGCCGGCATCGGTCGCCGCTTCAACGACCTGGGCATCGTCACCACCCGCACCGGCGCCAAGGTGCGCGTGATCGACGACTACGGCCATCACCCTCGTGAGCTGGCTGCGGTGTTCGCCGCCGCGCGTGGCGGCTGGCCGTCGCAGCGCCTGGTGGTGGCGTTCCAGCCGCACCGCTACAGCCGTACCCGTGACCAGTTCGACGCGTTCGCCGCGGTGCTGTCCGAAGTGGACGCCCTGGTGCTGAGCGAGGTCTACCCGGCCGGCGAAGCGCCGATTCCCGGTGCCGATTCGCGCTCGCTGGCCCGCGCCATCCGCGCGCGCGGCCGCAGCGAACCGGTCGTGGTCGGCCAGGCGGCCGAACTGCAGCACGTGCTGCCTGACGTGCTGCAGGACGGCGACCTGCTGCTGATGATGGGCGCGGGCGACATCGGCCACGTTGCCCACCTGGTCGCCACCGATGGCTTCAGCGAGGCACCCGCCGCATGA
- the ftsZ gene encoding cell division protein FtsZ has protein sequence MAHFELIEKMAPNAVIKVIGVGGGGGNAVAHMVSTSVDGVEFITANTDSQAIKNCGAKLQLQLGTNVTKGLGAGANPEVGRQAALEDRERIMDALQGADMVFITAGMGGGTGTGAAPVVAQLAKEMGILTVAVVTKPFPFEGRRRMQVALKGIEELSQHCDSLITIPNEKLITVLGRNATMIQAFRAANDVLQGAVQGIADLIVRPGLINVDFADVRTVMSEMGLAMMGTGTARGDDRAQAAAEAAIQNPLLDDVNLAGANGILVNITAGADFTMAEFDEIGRTIDGFASEDATVVVGTVLDPDMQDEVRVTVVATGLNRAVAAKSQRPGERAPIKLVRNATTGQPEFGDFDNGGDAVSKAVGGMGLGLRRPSADTVAPSAPSASGPAAAELPNDYLDIPAFLRRQAD, from the coding sequence ATGGCGCATTTCGAACTGATTGAGAAGATGGCACCCAATGCGGTGATCAAGGTGATCGGCGTGGGCGGCGGCGGCGGCAACGCCGTGGCGCACATGGTCAGCACCAGCGTGGACGGCGTGGAATTCATCACCGCCAACACCGACTCGCAGGCCATCAAGAATTGCGGTGCCAAGCTGCAGCTGCAGCTGGGTACCAACGTCACCAAGGGCCTGGGCGCAGGCGCGAATCCGGAAGTGGGCCGCCAGGCCGCGCTGGAAGACCGCGAACGCATCATGGACGCCCTGCAGGGTGCGGACATGGTGTTCATCACCGCCGGCATGGGCGGTGGTACCGGCACCGGCGCTGCACCGGTGGTGGCACAACTGGCCAAGGAGATGGGCATCCTGACCGTCGCCGTGGTCACCAAGCCGTTCCCGTTCGAAGGCCGCCGCCGCATGCAGGTCGCGCTGAAGGGCATCGAGGAACTGAGCCAGCACTGCGACTCGCTGATCACCATCCCGAACGAAAAGCTGATCACCGTGCTGGGCCGCAACGCCACCATGATCCAGGCCTTCCGTGCCGCCAACGACGTCCTCCAGGGCGCCGTGCAGGGCATCGCCGACCTGATCGTGCGCCCGGGCCTGATCAACGTCGACTTCGCCGACGTGCGCACCGTCATGTCCGAAATGGGCCTGGCGATGATGGGTACCGGCACCGCCCGTGGCGATGACCGCGCCCAGGCCGCCGCCGAAGCCGCCATCCAGAACCCGCTGCTGGACGATGTGAACCTGGCCGGTGCCAACGGCATCCTGGTCAACATCACCGCCGGCGCCGACTTCACCATGGCCGAGTTCGACGAGATCGGCCGTACCATCGATGGCTTCGCCTCCGAAGACGCCACCGTGGTGGTCGGTACCGTGCTGGATCCGGACATGCAGGACGAAGTCCGCGTGACCGTGGTTGCGACCGGCCTGAACCGTGCCGTGGCCGCCAAGTCCCAGCGTCCGGGCGAGCGCGCGCCGATCAAGCTGGTCCGCAACGCCACCACCGGCCAGCCGGAGTTCGGCGATTTCGACAACGGCGGCGATGCCGTGTCCAAGGCGGTCGGCGGCATGGGCCTGGGCCTGCGCCGTCCGAGCGCCGACACCGTGGCCCCGTCCGCACCGTCGGCCTCGGGTCCGGCCGCGGCTGAGCTGCCCAACGATTACCTGGACATCCCGGCGTTCCTGCGCCGCCAGGCGGACTGA
- a CDS encoding cell division protein FtsQ/DivIB: MNAVLRIFVWLLALSLVALPVVAVLNGWVGAERWPLAKLRVHGEFKRVPAEQLQQVVLPYAKSGFFAVKLQDAQDAIEKLPWVESAQVRKQWPDVLEITLVEHKPFARWGKDRLLSEQGKLFATPQKLQDLALPDLDGPDTQTEEVVALYNDARALFAPAGVDVTRVSMDARGSWSLQLSNGTEVVVGRDDARSRLQRFVRVLPQLANQQAPIERADLRYTNGFTLSWGTPPAPAAPANVAQRTQDRT, from the coding sequence ATGAACGCGGTGCTGCGCATCTTCGTCTGGCTGCTGGCCCTGTCGCTGGTAGCGCTGCCCGTGGTGGCGGTGCTCAACGGCTGGGTCGGCGCCGAACGCTGGCCGTTGGCCAAGCTGCGCGTGCACGGTGAATTCAAGCGGGTGCCGGCCGAGCAGCTGCAGCAGGTGGTGCTGCCGTATGCGAAGTCCGGCTTCTTCGCGGTAAAGCTGCAGGACGCGCAGGACGCCATCGAAAAGCTGCCGTGGGTGGAAAGCGCGCAGGTGCGCAAGCAGTGGCCCGACGTGCTGGAAATCACCCTGGTCGAGCACAAGCCGTTCGCGCGCTGGGGCAAGGACCGGCTGCTGTCCGAGCAGGGCAAGCTGTTCGCCACCCCCCAGAAGCTGCAAGACCTGGCATTGCCCGACCTGGATGGCCCGGACACGCAGACCGAAGAAGTAGTGGCGCTGTACAACGACGCACGCGCGCTGTTCGCGCCGGCCGGGGTGGATGTCACCCGGGTCAGCATGGATGCGCGCGGCAGCTGGTCGCTGCAGCTGAGCAACGGCACCGAAGTGGTGGTCGGCCGCGATGACGCGCGCTCGCGCCTGCAGCGCTTCGTGCGCGTGCTGCCGCAGCTGGCCAACCAGCAGGCGCCGATCGAACGCGCCGACCTCCGTTACACCAATGGTTTCACGCTGAGCTGGGGTACTCCCCCGGCCCCGGCCGCGCCGGCCAATGTGGCGCAACGCACGCAGGACAGGACATGA
- the ftsA gene encoding cell division protein FtsA, with protein MNRKGDKSLIVGLDIGTSKVVALVGEYSPGNPIEVIGIGSHESRGLKRGVVVDIESTVQSIQRAVEEAELMAGCEIRSVYASISGNHVQCKNSPGIVPIRDGEVTWGDLDRVLDAAKAVAIPADQKILHAIPREYVLDDSQEGIRNPVGMTGVRLEVHAHLVVCAQSAAANISKCVQRCGLQVDDLVLSSLASSVAVLTADERELGVVLVDMGAGTTDLAVFVQGAICHTASLPIAGDHVTNDIAHMLRTPTPEAEQIKVRYACALAQLATAEESIQVPSVGDRPPRRMPRHALAQAVQGRYEEIFEMVQAELRRSGFEELVRAGMVLTGGASKMEGVVELAEEMLQMPVRVGIPQHVTGLGEVVGNPVHATGVGLLLMGSQIEHPRRPSLPTGRAGSMFNKLKTWFRGEF; from the coding sequence ATGAATCGCAAGGGTGACAAATCGCTGATCGTCGGGCTCGATATCGGCACCTCCAAGGTGGTGGCGCTGGTCGGCGAGTACTCGCCGGGCAATCCCATCGAGGTGATCGGCATCGGTTCGCATGAGTCGCGCGGGCTCAAGCGCGGCGTGGTGGTGGACATCGAATCGACCGTGCAGTCGATCCAGCGCGCGGTGGAAGAAGCCGAGCTGATGGCCGGCTGCGAGATCCGCTCGGTGTATGCCTCCATCTCCGGCAACCATGTGCAGTGCAAGAACTCGCCGGGGATCGTGCCGATCCGCGACGGTGAGGTGACCTGGGGCGACCTGGACCGCGTGCTTGACGCGGCCAAGGCCGTGGCGATCCCGGCCGACCAGAAGATCCTGCACGCGATTCCGCGCGAATACGTGCTGGACGATTCCCAGGAAGGCATCCGCAACCCGGTCGGCATGACCGGCGTGCGCCTGGAGGTGCATGCGCACCTGGTGGTATGCGCGCAGTCGGCCGCGGCCAACATCAGCAAGTGCGTGCAGCGCTGCGGCCTGCAGGTGGATGACCTGGTCCTGTCCTCGCTGGCCTCCAGCGTGGCCGTGCTGACCGCCGACGAGCGCGAACTGGGCGTGGTGCTGGTCGACATGGGCGCCGGCACCACCGACCTGGCCGTGTTCGTGCAGGGCGCGATCTGCCACACCGCCTCGCTGCCGATCGCCGGCGACCACGTCACCAACGACATCGCGCACATGCTGCGCACGCCGACCCCGGAAGCCGAGCAGATCAAGGTGCGCTACGCGTGCGCGCTGGCCCAGCTGGCCACCGCCGAGGAAAGCATCCAGGTGCCCAGCGTGGGCGACCGTCCGCCGCGCCGCATGCCGCGCCACGCGCTGGCGCAGGCAGTGCAGGGCCGTTACGAGGAAATCTTCGAGATGGTGCAGGCCGAACTGCGCCGTTCCGGCTTCGAGGAACTGGTACGCGCCGGCATGGTGCTCACCGGCGGTGCCTCGAAGATGGAAGGCGTGGTCGAACTGGCCGAGGAAATGCTGCAGATGCCGGTACGCGTAGGCATTCCGCAGCATGTCACGGGGCTGGGCGAAGTGGTCGGCAACCCGGTGCATGCCACCGGCGTGGGCCTGCTGCTGATGGGCAGCCAGATCGAACACCCGCGCCGCCCGTCGCTGCCCACCGGGCGCGCAGGCAGCATGTTCAACAAATTGAAAACCTGGTTCCGCGGCGAGTTCTGA
- a CDS encoding M23 family metallopeptidase — MAFKKIVIKTREGQAKTPLARLRFYFEDRPRALLGSVLGLGCLIGFGAGLGGSMFNDSRLHAKVAQQERDLAQARKDAQTQVNALAARMGELQAQATRLNALGERLTQMGKLEDGEFDFNETPGLGEGEPGPTQDIPVSAVNADLQVLEQRFAASGRQLSVMESLMFDHQLEQDAVPGRMPIRNSYITSSFGGRNDPFGRGRGNHKGIDFHAKVGDPVMAVADGVVSFAGVKGGYGNVVDVDHGNGYVTRYAHNSRLVVKPGDLVRAGQEVAKAGSTGRSTGAHVHFEVWERGQVVNPRKFLGDGGNTPVGRVSRG, encoded by the coding sequence ATGGCATTCAAAAAGATCGTAATCAAAACGCGTGAAGGACAGGCCAAGACGCCGCTGGCGCGTTTGCGTTTCTACTTCGAGGACAGGCCCCGCGCCCTGCTGGGCAGCGTACTCGGGCTGGGCTGCCTGATCGGCTTCGGTGCCGGTCTGGGTGGCAGCATGTTCAACGATTCCCGGCTCCACGCCAAGGTCGCCCAGCAGGAACGCGACCTGGCGCAGGCCCGCAAGGACGCCCAGACCCAGGTCAACGCCCTGGCCGCCCGCATGGGCGAGCTGCAGGCGCAGGCGACCCGGCTCAATGCGCTGGGCGAACGGCTCACCCAGATGGGCAAGCTGGAAGACGGCGAGTTCGACTTCAACGAGACCCCCGGCCTCGGTGAAGGCGAGCCTGGCCCGACCCAGGACATCCCGGTCAGCGCGGTCAACGCCGACTTACAGGTGCTGGAGCAGCGCTTCGCTGCTTCAGGCCGCCAGTTGTCGGTGATGGAATCGCTGATGTTCGACCACCAGCTGGAGCAGGACGCCGTGCCGGGTCGCATGCCGATCCGCAACAGCTACATCACCTCCAGCTTTGGTGGTCGCAACGACCCGTTCGGTCGCGGTCGCGGCAACCACAAGGGCATCGACTTCCATGCCAAGGTCGGCGACCCGGTGATGGCCGTGGCCGATGGCGTGGTCAGCTTCGCCGGCGTGAAGGGCGGCTACGGCAACGTGGTCGACGTGGACCACGGCAATGGCTATGTGACCCGCTATGCGCACAATTCGCGCCTGGTGGTGAAGCCGGGCGACCTGGTGCGGGCCGGCCAGGAAGTGGCCAAGGCCGGTTCCACGGGCCGTTCCACCGGTGCCCACGTGCACTTCGAGGTCTGGGAACGCGGCCAGGTGGTCAACCCGCGCAAGTTCCTGGGCGATGGCGGCAACACCCCGGTCGGGCGGGTTTCCCGCGGCTGA
- the lpxC gene encoding UDP-3-O-acyl-N-acetylglucosamine deacetylase, whose translation MIPQRTLKNTIRATGVGLHSGDKVYMTLRPAPVNHGIVFRRVDLDPVVEVPARADLVTEVTLCTGLTCNDAKIQTVEHLMSALAGLGVDNIIVELSSAELPIMDGSSGPFVFLLQSAGIAEQDAPKRFIRILKTVEVTEGDKVARFEPYEGYKLGFTIQFDHPMIPAKQSRAEIEFSTAAYTKEISRARTFGFMRDLEYMRERNLGLGGSMDNAIVLDEFRVLNDDGLRYADEFVRHKILDAIGDLYLAGGQVLGAYEGFKSGHALNNKLVRALLADATAWEWVSYDAPSSVVPVVYGAPAYA comes from the coding sequence ATGATTCCGCAACGCACCCTCAAGAACACGATCCGCGCCACCGGCGTTGGCCTGCACAGCGGTGACAAGGTCTACATGACCCTGCGCCCGGCACCGGTCAACCATGGCATCGTGTTCCGGCGCGTGGACCTGGACCCGGTGGTGGAAGTGCCGGCCCGTGCGGACCTGGTCACCGAAGTAACCCTGTGCACCGGGCTGACGTGCAACGACGCCAAGATCCAGACCGTCGAACACCTGATGTCGGCCCTGGCCGGCCTGGGTGTGGACAACATCATCGTGGAGCTGTCCTCGGCCGAGCTGCCGATCATGGACGGTTCCTCGGGCCCGTTCGTGTTCCTGCTGCAGTCGGCAGGCATCGCCGAACAGGACGCGCCCAAGCGTTTCATCCGCATTCTCAAGACCGTGGAAGTCACCGAAGGCGACAAGGTCGCCCGCTTCGAGCCGTATGAAGGCTACAAGCTCGGTTTCACGATCCAGTTCGACCACCCGATGATCCCGGCCAAGCAGTCGCGCGCCGAGATCGAGTTCTCCACCGCCGCCTACACCAAGGAAATCTCCCGCGCGCGCACCTTCGGGTTCATGCGTGACCTGGAGTACATGCGCGAGCGCAACCTGGGCCTGGGCGGTTCGATGGACAACGCCATCGTGCTCGACGAATTCCGCGTGCTCAACGACGACGGCCTGCGTTACGCCGACGAATTCGTGCGCCACAAGATCCTCGACGCGATCGGTGACCTGTACCTGGCCGGCGGCCAGGTGCTGGGCGCCTACGAGGGCTTCAAGTCCGGCCACGCGCTCAACAACAAGCTGGTGCGGGCCCTGCTGGCCGATGCCACCGCCTGGGAGTGGGTGAGCTATGACGCACCCAGCAGCGTGGTGCCGGTCGTCTACGGCGCCCCCGCATACGCTTAA
- a CDS encoding D-alanine--D-alanine ligase, with product MSTLTFPPLRTTDPAVFGRVAVLLGGTSSEREVSLDSGRNVIEALRARGVNATAVDGIPALALALVEKRFDRVFNILHGHNGGGEDGIVQGLMEAFGVPYTGSDVLGSALGMDKIRTKQVWLSLGLPTPQYRKVDSTNVHALAAELGLPVVVKPANEGSSVGISRVTDEAGLDEAVALAARYDGQLLMEQMVVGDELTVGILGDQALPSIRIVPKGQWYDYNAKYIAEDTQYLCPGLEGDDEAEIRRIALAAFRAAGCRGWGRVDVMRDRSSGAFYLLEVNTAPGMTSHSLVPKAAGQAGIGFEELVWRVLEQTLPQGFGTSEATYA from the coding sequence ATGAGCACGCTGACCTTCCCGCCGCTGCGCACCACCGACCCGGCCGTGTTCGGCCGCGTTGCCGTGCTGCTGGGCGGCACCTCCAGCGAACGCGAAGTGTCGCTGGATTCCGGCCGCAACGTGATCGAGGCGCTGCGCGCGCGCGGTGTCAACGCCACCGCGGTGGACGGCATTCCGGCCCTGGCCCTGGCGCTGGTGGAAAAGCGCTTCGACCGCGTCTTCAACATCCTGCACGGCCACAACGGCGGCGGTGAGGACGGCATCGTGCAGGGGCTGATGGAAGCCTTCGGCGTGCCGTATACCGGTTCGGACGTGCTCGGTTCGGCACTGGGCATGGACAAGATCCGCACCAAGCAGGTGTGGCTGTCGCTGGGCCTGCCCACCCCGCAGTACCGGAAGGTGGACAGCACCAATGTCCATGCGCTGGCGGCCGAACTCGGCCTGCCGGTGGTGGTCAAGCCGGCCAACGAAGGCTCCAGCGTCGGCATCAGCCGGGTCACCGACGAGGCTGGCCTGGATGAGGCGGTCGCACTGGCGGCCCGCTACGACGGCCAGCTGCTGATGGAGCAGATGGTGGTCGGCGACGAACTCACCGTGGGCATCCTCGGCGACCAGGCGCTGCCGTCGATCCGCATCGTGCCCAAGGGCCAGTGGTACGACTACAACGCCAAGTACATTGCGGAAGACACCCAGTACCTGTGCCCGGGCCTGGAAGGCGACGACGAAGCGGAGATCCGCCGGATCGCGCTGGCTGCGTTCCGTGCCGCCGGCTGCCGTGGCTGGGGTCGCGTTGACGTGATGCGCGACCGCAGCAGCGGCGCGTTCTACCTGCTCGAAGTGAACACCGCGCCGGGCATGACCAGCCATTCGCTGGTGCCCAAGGCGGCTGGCCAGGCTGGCATCGGGTTTGAAGAGCTGGTCTGGCGCGTGCTGGAACAGACGTTGCCGCAAGGCTTCGGCACCTCGGAGGCCACCTACGCATGA
- a CDS encoding DUF721 domain-containing protein — protein MSEPKSSARPASTPKPALDAVMGDKAGNPLRRALWLDALDRQLRPHLPPTLATRCRLANVNGEHLVFLVESPVWHAKVRLAEAQLIDAARSIGLKVTKVTVKTAAAAPPRSPAIDNRNGPHAVSAATHKGLRDALACLKDVDSTRS, from the coding sequence ATGTCTGAGCCGAAATCCAGTGCCCGTCCTGCGTCAACGCCGAAGCCGGCGCTGGATGCAGTCATGGGTGACAAAGCTGGCAATCCGCTGCGTCGTGCCCTGTGGCTCGATGCGCTGGACCGTCAGTTGCGCCCCCATTTGCCGCCCACCCTGGCCACCCGTTGCCGGTTGGCGAATGTGAACGGCGAACACCTCGTTTTTCTCGTCGAATCCCCTGTCTGGCACGCCAAAGTGCGGCTTGCCGAGGCTCAGTTGATCGACGCGGCCCGGTCCATCGGGCTGAAGGTCACCAAGGTGACCGTCAAAACCGCGGCTGCCGCTCCTCCACGCTCCCCAGCGATCGATAACAGGAATGGCCCCCACGCAGTTTCAGCCGCCACGCACAAAGGGCTACGCGACGCGTTGGCCTGTCTAAAGGACGTGGATTCGACCAGGTCCTGA